The sequence TTGAGGCAGTATATCTTTTGAAGTTGACGGAGCTTGATATGAATCAGAGCAAAATTCTCATTCACAGGAATCGATGAGAACCTGCGAAAATGCAAAGTTATATTCCATGATTATCTGTGTTGTTTGTAGATGAAGACAGTAATGGAGCAATAGACCCGCAAGAGTTGAAACACGCTTTCAGTAAGAAAGAGATCAATTTTACTGATGAAGAAAGCAACAGTCTATTTCAACCGTGTGATATTAACGAAGATATGGGAATCAAGTTCAGCGAATTCATCGTTCTGCTTTGTCTTGTCTATCTTCTGAAGGATGATCCTTCTGCTTTGCATACTGTATCAGGGGAATACATCAAGTAAAGTCCCAGATGTTACAAATAACTCATACACTGGGAAGGTAGTATTAAAGATGCAGTGTCTAAGTTTGGTTCCTTCTAGTCGGACGTGTAGTATTTCCATTGTCCAGTTActaggtgtgtgtgtgtgttcttCGGATTCTTGTGAAGTTGCCCTTGTTTAGTTGTTTTGTAGTTTTCAGTTTTGACTTTTCATTTGTTTAAGGTATTGAAAACAAATATGTTGTGTAGTGTGTACATATGTAATGCCATTTTACTTTTTAGTTATGTGAGCGCATACTGcatacaaaaattttatttaaaatccataaagttTTCTCATTTCTGTTGCCGAAAGGTTCCACAGTATCTGTCAATGTttcttatagtatttttttttttcatttttgtaaagaagaagaaaataacttATGATGCATGAGAAAATTCAATGTATAAAtctatttaagtttttaattgagaaaatatcttttttcatttGTTTAAGGTGTTGGAAACGAAATAACGAATATCCAGTGTGGTGTGTACATATATAATGCCAATGACAAATAAAATGTCACTCATTGCAATAGAACTTTAGATATTAGATACAAGGAAATACAAATTGACGAGTTAGCAGGCCCAATTAAAAATTAACCCATTAAAGTGAGgcccaaaaattgaaaaatcaaaattaataaacCGAATCGAACCGCACCAAATTTgttcggttcggttttcggtACACCTAAATTGAGAACCGAAAACCGAAAAAACcgaaaa is a genomic window of Capsicum annuum cultivar UCD-10X-F1 unplaced genomic scaffold, UCD10Xv1.1 ctg36243, whole genome shotgun sequence containing:
- the LOC124891492 gene encoding probable calcium-binding protein CML21 — its product is GSNTMPMRAVHQMANTNLILTFHAGPLHIEWERIHKGKEQATKGLEDLVDEDSNGAIDPQELKHAFSKKEINFTDEESNSLFQPCDINEDMGIKFSEFIVLLCLVYLLKDDPSALHTVSGEYIK